A single region of the Musa acuminata AAA Group cultivar baxijiao chromosome BXJ1-11, Cavendish_Baxijiao_AAA, whole genome shotgun sequence genome encodes:
- the LOC135584447 gene encoding transcription initiation factor TFIID subunit 14b-like: MTRRLKDVEISFPIVYGTIAFWLGKKASEYNSHKWTVYVRGATNEDLGVIVKRAVFQLHPSFNNPTRVVESAPFELSESGWGEFEIAIRLFFHSDVCDKQLDLYHQLKLFPEDENGPQSIKKPVVVEIYDEIVFSEPTEALFARVQNHPAAIVPRLPSGLNLPPPGPVNNINEKKRGDTKDHPLNQWFMNFSEADELLKLAAARQYVQGHVGKLRRQLSMIDGLPQLSKAALGQ, from the exons ATG ACCAGAAGGCTAAAAGATGTGGAAATTAGCTTTCCAATTGTCTATGGAACTATAGCATTTTGGCTTGGTAAAAAGGCAAGCGA GTACAATTCACACAAATGGACTGTTTATGTTCGTGGGGCAACAAATGAGGATTTGGGTGTCATAGTTAAGCGTGCTGTATTTCAACTGCACCCTAGTTTCAACAATCCAACTAGGGTTGTAGAATCAGCACCTTTTGAACTTTCAGAGTCTGGATGGGGTGAATTTGAAATAGCTATTAGACTCTTCTTCCACAGTGATGTATGTGACAAACAACTGGACCT ATATCACCAGCTAAAATTGTTTCCTGAGGATGAAAATGGACCCCAGTCAATCAAAAAACCCGTCGTTGTGGAGATATATGATGAAATTGTTTTCTCTGAGCCTACAGAAGCGTTGTTTGCACGGGTCCAGAATCATCCTGCTGCAATTGTTCCAAGGCTACCTTCTGGCTTAAACTTGCCACCTCCTG GTCCTGTTAATAATATCAATGAGAAGAAAAGAGGTGATACCAAGGACCATCCACTAAATCAGTGGTTTATGAACTTCTCAGAGGCAGACGAGCTATTGAAACTTGCAGCTGCTCGTCAATAT GTACAGGGCCACGTAGGAAAGCTCAGGAGACAGTTGAGCATGATTGATGGCCTGCCTCAACTGTCCAAAGCTGCTTTGGGACAATAG